The following proteins come from a genomic window of Gottfriedia acidiceleris:
- a CDS encoding ABC transporter substrate-binding protein has product MKISKIFALVVSVFLVLAGCSGGKSTNSDANTNGDGKVKISFINGFTGGDGVYMKKITDAFNASQDKYVVTELQEKDHYTKFKSGDYDLVVIHGNNLKTYKQDGLIQDIKPVLDKAGIKETDFHKAGMDIVKIDGEITAVPLDIHPLTMFYNKELVKEAPKTYEDLLKINKTLQAENKDLYALGVPASGLVEFYMHMIAVQNGIELKDGNHLNFAQSKYADALMKFHDMVWQDKVSPPGLGLDGEFQTFMKEAKGGKAYQTAVALTGPWFYGAAKEKYGENLGVAPIPQIGTKLAAYGNAHTIALSSKVKDKKVLNGISEYLKFMFTPENLIHWAEGGQAPVHLATLEKIKAEPDKYQIAYQNSQQFDHYVSPPAVYQFGEQMRYMNETVFSKLVKTKDFTNEDLMKELKKATKMAKQIADTAPQK; this is encoded by the coding sequence ATGAAAATCTCAAAGATATTTGCTTTAGTGGTTTCAGTATTTTTAGTACTTGCTGGTTGCTCTGGTGGTAAATCTACAAATTCAGATGCAAACACAAATGGTGATGGTAAAGTTAAGATTTCCTTTATTAATGGATTTACTGGTGGAGATGGTGTTTATATGAAAAAAATTACTGACGCCTTCAACGCCTCTCAAGATAAGTACGTTGTTACAGAGTTACAAGAAAAAGATCATTATACTAAATTTAAATCAGGTGATTATGACCTTGTTGTAATCCACGGCAATAACCTTAAAACATATAAACAAGATGGACTAATACAAGATATTAAGCCAGTTCTTGATAAAGCTGGAATAAAAGAAACTGACTTCCATAAAGCGGGAATGGATATTGTAAAAATAGATGGTGAAATTACCGCTGTACCGCTGGATATTCATCCGTTAACAATGTTCTACAATAAAGAGTTGGTAAAAGAAGCTCCAAAAACATATGAAGATTTACTAAAAATAAATAAAACACTTCAAGCAGAGAATAAAGACCTTTATGCTCTTGGAGTTCCTGCAAGTGGATTAGTTGAATTCTACATGCATATGATTGCTGTTCAAAATGGCATTGAATTAAAAGATGGGAATCACTTAAATTTTGCTCAGTCTAAGTATGCAGATGCACTAATGAAGTTTCATGATATGGTTTGGCAGGATAAAGTTTCTCCACCTGGGTTAGGATTAGACGGTGAATTCCAAACTTTCATGAAGGAAGCGAAGGGTGGAAAAGCTTATCAAACTGCTGTAGCACTCACTGGCCCTTGGTTCTATGGTGCAGCTAAAGAAAAGTATGGAGAAAATTTAGGGGTGGCTCCAATTCCTCAAATTGGGACTAAACTAGCTGCTTATGGAAATGCACATACAATTGCTTTATCTTCAAAAGTAAAAGACAAAAAGGTTTTAAATGGTATCTCCGAATACTTAAAATTTATGTTTACACCTGAAAACTTAATTCATTGGGCTGAAGGTGGCCAAGCTCCAGTGCATCTTGCTACGCTAGAAAAAATTAAGGCTGAGCCAGATAAGTACCAAATCGCTTATCAAAACTCTCAACAATTTGATCACTATGTGAGTCCACCAGCTGTTTATCAATTTGGTGAACAAATGAGATATATGAATGAAACTGTATTTAGTAAACTAGTAAAAACTAAAGATTTTACAAACGAAGATTTAATGAAAGAATTAAAAAAGGCAACAAAAATGGCTAAACAAATCGCAGATACAGCACCACAAAAGTAA
- a CDS encoding carbohydrate ABC transporter permease translates to MYKGASYKIWSLLMVSPFVILFLLFWAIPLVLGVWISFHNWNISSGNLGFIGLENYKTILTPDTIYNELFIKGLKNTLYFVVLSVPPLVIISLGLALIIDKLPKKFKAIYRTIFFISYSVSVTAVSSIFLWLLNSNGGYVNNVLLSIGVIREPINWLGAQPFAWIGVLIATIWWTIGFNMMLFINALDEVDYSLYEAADLDGAGNWAKFLYITLPQIKNVAFFILIMTVIASFNLYGQTKLITAGGPEQSTNTLIMNIQTSVFGMNQLGIGSSMAILMGLIMMLITGIQYWVSYRKKD, encoded by the coding sequence ATGTATAAAGGAGCATCCTATAAAATTTGGTCATTACTAATGGTATCCCCTTTTGTAATTTTATTTTTACTTTTTTGGGCGATTCCGTTAGTTTTAGGAGTCTGGATAAGCTTCCACAATTGGAATATATCCTCAGGGAACTTGGGGTTTATTGGCCTAGAAAACTATAAAACTATTCTTACACCGGATACAATTTATAATGAATTATTTATAAAAGGTTTAAAAAACACTCTTTATTTTGTAGTACTTAGTGTTCCGCCACTAGTAATTATTAGTTTAGGACTTGCGCTTATTATTGATAAACTCCCAAAAAAGTTTAAAGCGATTTACCGAACAATCTTTTTTATTTCATACTCTGTTTCAGTTACAGCAGTATCGTCAATATTTCTTTGGTTACTAAATAGTAACGGAGGCTATGTAAACAATGTACTTCTGTCTATTGGGGTCATAAGGGAGCCAATCAATTGGTTAGGTGCTCAGCCATTTGCGTGGATTGGAGTATTAATCGCTACCATTTGGTGGACAATTGGATTTAATATGATGCTATTTATTAATGCATTAGACGAAGTTGATTATTCATTATATGAGGCTGCAGATTTAGATGGTGCGGGTAATTGGGCGAAATTCCTCTATATTACTTTACCACAAATAAAAAATGTTGCTTTCTTTATACTAATCATGACTGTGATTGCTTCCTTTAACCTTTATGGACAAACAAAGTTAATTACTGCCGGAGGTCCTGAACAATCAACAAATACACTTATCATGAATATTCAAACATCAGTATTCGGTATGAACCAGCTTGGAATTGGTTCATCAATGGCAATTCTCATGGGACTAATTATGATGTTGATTACTGGGATCCAATATTGGGTTTCCTATCGAAAGAAAGATTGA
- a CDS encoding aminopeptidase, with product MKDPRISKLAKNLINYSVKLQPGEKILIENFKLETELVTALVKEAYAAGGFPFVSIKDHKVDRALLMGATEEHFNKVAEYEANVMKDMDAYIGLRSGVNINELSDVPDEKTKIHGKTVGQKVHRAIRVPKTKWVVLRYPTDSMAQSAKMSTEAFEDFYFNVCNLDYGKMDKAMDALVELMNRTDKVQIKGPGTDLTFSIKDIPAIKCAGEMNIPDGEVFTAPVRNSVNGTLSYNTPSPNNGFTFENVQLKFKEGKIVEATANDTERINKIFDTDEGARFIGEFAIGVNPYILHPMGDILFDEKIDGSFHFTPGQAYDEAYNGNNSNIHWDMVCIQRPEYGGGEIYFDDVLIRKDGLFVIEELKGLNPENLK from the coding sequence ATGAAAGATCCACGTATTTCAAAATTAGCTAAAAACTTAATCAATTACTCAGTAAAATTACAACCAGGAGAAAAAATCTTAATTGAAAACTTTAAGCTAGAAACTGAATTAGTTACAGCTTTAGTTAAAGAAGCATATGCTGCTGGTGGTTTTCCTTTCGTATCAATCAAGGATCATAAAGTAGATCGCGCATTATTAATGGGTGCTACAGAAGAACACTTTAATAAAGTAGCTGAATACGAAGCAAATGTAATGAAAGATATGGATGCTTATATCGGTTTACGTTCAGGTGTTAATATTAATGAACTTTCTGATGTACCGGACGAAAAAACTAAGATCCATGGTAAAACTGTAGGTCAAAAAGTACATAGAGCAATTCGTGTTCCAAAAACTAAATGGGTTGTACTACGTTACCCAACTGATTCAATGGCTCAATCAGCAAAAATGAGCACTGAAGCATTTGAAGATTTCTATTTTAATGTATGTAATTTAGATTACGGTAAAATGGACAAAGCAATGGATGCTCTTGTTGAATTAATGAACCGTACGGATAAAGTTCAAATTAAAGGTCCTGGAACTGATCTTACATTCTCAATTAAAGATATCCCAGCTATTAAATGTGCTGGTGAAATGAATATTCCGGATGGTGAAGTATTTACAGCACCTGTTCGTAATTCAGTAAATGGTACACTTTCTTATAACACGCCATCTCCTAACAATGGATTTACTTTTGAAAATGTTCAACTTAAATTCAAAGAAGGTAAAATTGTAGAAGCAACTGCTAACGACACTGAGCGTATCAACAAAATCTTTGATACAGATGAAGGTGCACGCTTTATCGGTGAATTCGCGATTGGTGTAAATCCATACATCTTACACCCGATGGGAGACATTTTATTCGATGAAAAAATCGATGGAAGCTTCCACTTTACACCAGGTCAAGCTTATGATGAAGCTTACAACGGTAACAACTCAAATATCCACTGGGATATGGTTTGTATCCAACGCCCTGAATACGGTGGAGGAGAAATCTATTTCGATGACGTTTTAATCCGTAAAGACGGTCTTTTCGTAATCGAAGAATTAAAAGGATTAAACCCTGAAAACTTAAAATAA
- a CDS encoding glycoside hydrolase family 43 protein, which yields MKTGFRTISKFKTDMIHMRDPFIFTYPKEQKYYLYGTTFADGCGDKDPVFEVFVSDDLEEWEGPYVAFNPPKGFWGVRQYWAPEVFEIDGLFYMFASFKGGIGEHRGTGILVAEHPAGPYIPHSEGSITPKDWECLDGTYYKDDNGVRWMVFCHEWTQLYDGRIKAVRLSEDLKKSVGEPIDILNAADMPWIRHFGDPRIEKKGYLTDAPFMYKAKNGELIMTWSSYSIPNYGDVGMGGYTVAIARSKNGEITGEWEHDLKLLLDRNAGHSSLFRDLHDQLYICTHYPDTPHGSERPLFIKMVETEDGIMIAEN from the coding sequence ATGAAAACTGGATTTCGAACAATTAGTAAATTTAAAACTGATATGATTCATATGAGAGATCCTTTTATCTTTACATATCCTAAAGAGCAAAAGTATTATCTATATGGTACAACTTTTGCAGATGGATGTGGTGATAAAGATCCAGTTTTTGAAGTGTTTGTTAGTGATGATCTAGAAGAATGGGAAGGTCCATATGTGGCATTTAATCCACCAAAGGGTTTTTGGGGAGTTAGACAGTACTGGGCTCCTGAAGTCTTTGAAATAGATGGTTTATTCTATATGTTTGCATCGTTTAAAGGTGGGATTGGCGAGCATCGTGGTACTGGTATTCTAGTAGCAGAACACCCAGCTGGTCCTTATATTCCCCATAGTGAAGGGTCTATTACTCCCAAAGACTGGGAATGCTTAGATGGAACGTATTATAAAGATGATAATGGTGTACGTTGGATGGTTTTTTGTCACGAATGGACTCAATTATATGATGGCAGAATAAAAGCGGTAAGATTATCCGAGGATTTAAAAAAATCGGTTGGTGAGCCAATTGACATATTAAATGCTGCAGATATGCCATGGATTCGTCATTTTGGCGATCCAAGAATTGAAAAAAAGGGTTATTTAACTGACGCACCATTTATGTATAAGGCTAAAAATGGCGAACTAATAATGACGTGGTCCAGTTATTCTATTCCTAACTATGGAGATGTTGGGATGGGGGGATATACAGTAGCGATTGCAAGATCAAAAAATGGTGAGATAACTGGTGAATGGGAACATGACTTAAAACTACTTTTAGATCGAAATGCAGGACATTCTAGTCTTTTTCGTGATCTGCACGATCAGTTATATATTTGCACACATTATCCCGATACTCCTCATGGAAGTGAAAGACCTTTGTTTATAAAAATGGTCGAAACAGAAGATGGTATAATGATTGCAGAAAATTAA
- a CDS encoding carbohydrate ABC transporter permease gives MSTTTKKALPILIIATIIAILFLLPLIWMVFTSFKTLSESMSSSGILPTKWTFENYTSIFSSVSDTPILKWLFNTAFITIIGTILVVFVDILAAYALARLNVPGKKLIMGMVFFSLAVPGIVTLFPAFYLFKSLNLLNSFIPLILPYTASTMGVFLIYNFLISFPKDLEEAAHIDGATQWQILFHVILPAIKPVAMTLGVITFLAIYNDFLWPSLVTNSNEMKTITLGVATLIQGSNFVNPAKMMASTVIATIPGIIVFLIANKYIVKSVTNTGIK, from the coding sequence ATGAGTACAACTACAAAGAAAGCACTCCCAATTCTAATTATAGCTACTATAATAGCTATTTTATTTCTCTTACCACTAATATGGATGGTCTTTACATCTTTTAAAACGTTAAGCGAGTCAATGTCAAGTTCAGGTATTTTACCAACGAAGTGGACATTTGAAAATTACACTAGTATTTTTAGCTCGGTATCAGATACGCCAATTTTAAAATGGTTGTTTAATACAGCTTTTATTACAATTATTGGCACGATTTTAGTTGTGTTCGTGGATATTTTAGCAGCTTATGCACTAGCAAGATTAAATGTTCCGGGTAAAAAACTTATTATGGGAATGGTCTTTTTTTCGCTAGCAGTTCCTGGAATTGTCACTCTTTTCCCTGCATTTTATCTGTTTAAGTCTTTAAATCTTTTAAACTCGTTTATCCCTTTGATTCTTCCATATACTGCTAGTACAATGGGAGTGTTTTTAATCTATAATTTTCTAATTTCATTTCCAAAAGATTTAGAAGAAGCAGCTCATATTGATGGAGCAACGCAATGGCAAATTCTTTTTCATGTAATATTACCTGCGATTAAACCTGTGGCGATGACGCTAGGTGTAATTACGTTCTTAGCAATTTACAATGATTTCCTTTGGCCATCTTTAGTAACGAATTCAAATGAAATGAAAACTATTACGCTAGGGGTCGCAACACTAATTCAAGGCTCAAATTTTGTTAATCCTGCCAAAATGATGGCATCAACTGTAATCGCAACAATCCCAGGGATTATTGTTTTCTTAATAGCGAATAAATACATTGTAAAAAGCGTTACAAACACAGGTATTAAATAA
- a CDS encoding DUF948 domain-containing protein translates to MDLISISALIAAVAFVILVVFISRTLFRLERVFRGVESTIAETQKDLHNVCVEAVQLVHTSNHLANEAKIFVNNSNELTKDMRERAKSLDVLAKSVEEVGVTISEMNEKVRDTANNVSNTVKVSTEKMSQLVNWGNTAMDLWEKYKTKREGKKRNGKSNINDSTV, encoded by the coding sequence ATGGATTTAATTTCTATTAGTGCATTAATCGCAGCAGTTGCATTTGTGATTTTAGTTGTATTTATTAGTCGTACTTTATTCAGACTAGAAAGGGTATTTAGAGGTGTAGAATCTACTATTGCTGAAACACAAAAAGATTTACATAATGTTTGTGTTGAAGCCGTCCAATTAGTACATACTTCGAATCATTTAGCAAATGAGGCTAAAATTTTTGTGAATAATTCGAATGAACTTACGAAAGATATGCGAGAACGAGCAAAATCCCTTGATGTATTAGCTAAATCAGTCGAAGAAGTCGGAGTAACAATCTCAGAAATGAATGAAAAAGTACGAGATACTGCTAATAATGTCTCGAATACTGTAAAAGTTAGTACTGAAAAAATGTCCCAATTGGTAAATTGGGGAAATACAGCAATGGATTTATGGGAAAAGTACAAAACGAAGCGTGAGGGAAAAAAGAGAAATGGTAAATCGAATATCAACGATTCAACAGTTTGA
- the ytxJ gene encoding bacillithiol system redox-active protein YtxJ, translating into MVNRISTIQQFDELINNDEKFVFLKHSTTCPISHAAYTEFLAFASAYENVPLYFLQVQDDRELSNYIAEKTAIKHESPQLFIFENGEAVYNTSHFSIKKDEIEKAFSKK; encoded by the coding sequence ATGGTAAATCGAATATCAACGATTCAACAGTTTGATGAACTAATTAACAACGATGAGAAATTTGTGTTTTTAAAGCATAGTACAACATGCCCAATTAGTCATGCAGCTTATACTGAATTTTTAGCTTTTGCATCTGCATATGAGAATGTCCCTTTGTATTTTTTACAAGTTCAAGATGACAGAGAATTGTCTAACTATATTGCTGAGAAAACAGCAATTAAACATGAATCTCCACAATTATTTATTTTTGAAAATGGAGAAGCAGTATATAATACTTCTCATTTTTCAATTAAGAAAGATGAAATTGAAAAAGCATTTTCAAAAAAATAA
- a CDS encoding LacI family DNA-binding transcriptional regulator, with amino-acid sequence MATIKDIAERIGVSIATVSRVLNYDTTLSVSDETKQRVFEVAEELSYRKKNGRRPTSYKIAIVHWYTEKEELDDMYYMSIRQGVETQCELQNIQTTKMYMDAQNTNEEFHGIIAIGKFSTKQAEELSKRTENIVFVDSSPDEDRFDSVVSNFTKATENALQYFIDHGHTNIGYIGGKETYKDQTSDIDDPRRVSFERFLSEKGLYNDSSVYIGTFSVNDGYKLMKQAIRQQKENLPTAFFVGNDSIAIGVLKALHEENIKVPDRVSIIGVNDISVSKYVHPPLSTVKVFTEIMGATAVDLLLEKLADRQVTKKVCISTKLVIRESSN; translated from the coding sequence ATGGCAACCATTAAAGATATTGCTGAACGTATAGGTGTCTCTATTGCGACAGTTTCAAGAGTACTGAATTATGATACAACTTTATCAGTAAGTGACGAAACAAAACAAAGAGTATTTGAAGTGGCTGAAGAGCTTTCCTATAGAAAGAAAAATGGAAGACGTCCTACGTCCTATAAAATTGCAATTGTACACTGGTATACTGAAAAAGAAGAGTTAGATGATATGTATTATATGTCAATTCGACAAGGTGTGGAAACTCAGTGTGAATTGCAGAATATACAAACAACAAAGATGTATATGGATGCTCAAAATACGAATGAAGAGTTTCATGGGATTATAGCGATAGGAAAATTTAGTACAAAGCAAGCAGAAGAGTTAAGTAAACGAACAGAAAACATTGTATTTGTAGATTCTTCACCTGATGAGGATCGATTTGACTCAGTAGTTAGTAATTTTACTAAGGCAACAGAAAATGCACTTCAATATTTTATTGATCATGGTCATACGAATATAGGGTATATTGGTGGAAAAGAAACATACAAGGATCAGACTTCTGATATTGATGATCCACGAAGAGTTAGTTTTGAGAGATTTCTATCAGAAAAAGGACTTTATAATGATTCCTCAGTCTATATTGGAACATTCTCTGTAAATGATGGATATAAACTTATGAAGCAGGCAATACGTCAACAAAAAGAAAATTTACCTACTGCGTTTTTTGTAGGTAATGACTCAATTGCAATTGGTGTCTTAAAGGCTCTTCATGAGGAAAATATTAAAGTACCTGATAGAGTAAGTATTATTGGGGTAAATGATATCAGCGTTTCCAAATATGTACATCCTCCTTTAAGTACAGTTAAAGTTTTTACTGAAATTATGGGAGCAACTGCTGTTGATTTATTATTAGAAAAATTGGCAGATCGACAAGTCACAAAGAAGGTTTGTATTTCTACTAAATTAGTGATTAGAGAAAGTAGTAACTAG